In Myripristis murdjan chromosome 18, fMyrMur1.1, whole genome shotgun sequence, the sequence GATGCCCAAAAGACTGCGCTACCCCCCCAAGAAGATAGTTTTATGAACCAGACCCTGGCTCACCTAAAGATAATGAAGATGGTAACAGAAACATTGTTCTTTTACtgcacagcatttttattttatgtgtgttttgtttattttatttcgtttttccaattaattcacttttattttttattttggttaataTGATAACCAAAATCTTACACAGTGCCTAGTCTCTTATTTCATATTGTGCAGCTCCAGCCACAAATGTTGATTTATAGATATTGGTAACAAATTTAGGTCAAGAGAAGTAACAATAATTATCAtctctgtgcgtgtgcgtgtgtgtgtgtgtgtgtgtgtgtgtgtgtgttagtataaGAGAGAAAATTGTGACCAAGCAGCCCTGTTGACCAAATTATCTTAACTGCTATTACAATTAGGGATGTGCTTGATTAATTGATCTATAATTGATTTCAAATTGATCTCTCTATGTGTGCGTCATGTACTGTGATCAATTCGCTCTACCTATTCTTGGAGAAATTGGgttagttgcagttgctcaaattcaacACCAGTTGCTGAAGTCCAGCACCaagataaaacattaaaacaagctAAGTGCAAAGACTAGACATTGACACTGTATGTAAGGGGAATTCATATCTAATTTGTGCTTTCTTTTATTCGTGCAGCTTACATCATGCGCTGTGGTACGCTCGATGGATGGACAGCAGTGGAGaaaaccaaactcaaaaaaGCCTTGATAAACAAATGCCGCATTAGGgcattttaaagactttttctagtatagatgtttttttcttctgtgattttattgttttaggagtgtttaaaaagcatttttaggAAAACTTCATGGTCGAAACGTTGGgcttaaaagttaaaagttttgCAAGAATTGTTGACTTTTGCAAGAGATGTAGAATGTTCTGCTGGTTTTGTGAGCTTTTGTGGTTATTGTGTAAAGTCTTGTGAAAGCAGCCTTTAATATAGTGCCcaagcattcagaaaaaaaacccaacaacaataaacaacaataatttgtttcagcatttgtaaaagtgtccttgttttttgtttttggttattattgtgtgtgtgatacatacatactatgtatgtatgtattataaaATCTCCATACTAGCTTTTGTATTGCTCAGTATTGCCTACTAGCTTTAGTGTTGCCTGTCACCCTTAAGTCTCAAATATGACTCCTGttgctcactgtcctgtctcacctatttctcctagtgaattttaggagaaacatataagacaaaaatagagtctaaaatgaaactaaattgagTTTAGCAAGGTGTCTCCTTTAAGTCTCAAATATGACTCCTGTTGCTCATGtgtcctgtctcacctatttctcctagtgaattttaggagaaacatataagacaaaatagaatctaaaatgaaaccaaaatgagGCTGAAATAAGAATCTCAGTTTTGTCTCCGGAGCTGTAGAAAAGCAAGCTTTGAGCAGTAAAATTTTCCTCTGGGCAGCAGCACATCAGAGCAGGCGCTGGAGCTCAGGGGAGCATCCGAAGGGTTTCTCTCAGAGTGACATGATGTTGATGCCTCCTCTACAAAGCCTGAAGCTGCTTTCGGATaagctttcttcttttttctttcctttaaaCAATTTTTCTCCTAAAGAATGAGTTCATGTGTTAATGTATCAGTGAAATGGCATCAAATAATCACCAAAAATTTTACCAATTGGAGATCAAATGAAGAGGtagtgagaataaaaaaaaaaaaaaaatgattaaagcagaattttatttgtcattaattTGTGGGGTAATTTCACCAtgtgccctgcgatggactggtgacctgtccagggtgtttccttgccttcgccccatgagcgctgggataggctccagcacccccccgcgaccctagtgaggataagcggtttagaagatgaatgaatgaatttcacCATGTTTAAACAGTACCTAGAGTAAGAAGTCTCTACATGAGCTGACAGCAAGATTTGACaagaagcagcaaaaaaaaaaaaaaagcaagtttCTACctctgcattcaaaagttttttccttattagtGGACACGAGGCCAGGCACCCTAATCTTTCTTACAACAGGTGCTTGTTCACGCAACGCAACAGAAGTTTCTCAATATCGGCatctccctccacctctgtcATCTTTGTCACCTGCGTGCTCgtgtcccgctgcagcagacagttgGCACAGGTATGCGAAGTCAAACAGAGGAGCGTCTCTCGACGACACTTGCAGGTCCGTGAGtggcggtgacgtcacccgtTGCTCCAAGTTTCATTTCAAACCGCAGCAAACGCTCCGCTGCGTTTAAGAtttagaaatgcctgggaaaatgtagcttctgtggacgctaCCGTGCTATTTGATccgtaaaatagtttcactacttaaaagctatttgatttggaaaacgaccacgctactgacaaatgtagtttaactagtaacgtcgctacttgtaacgccgctactgcccagCACTATATTTAACAGATGTCAGCTGCCATGAAATCATCCAAAGGCCGCCTGATCCTTCAGATCCTGGGATTCATGGCTCTCATCATGCTGTCCTTTTACCACTGGGACATGTTACAAGGGAAGAGAGGTacaatgtgtctgtctgtgtgtgtgtgtgtgtgtgtgtgtgtgtgtgtgtgtgtgtgtgtgtcttacctgattcactgtctagcttgctcatttttttttttttttttttttttttatcatattgtgCTCTAAATATACAGGCTGTAGGCTACCTTGTGTTTGAGTTTGCCACTACTGACAAGCACGGTGAAGACAAGAAACACAACACTATAAAAAATGTTAGACCACTAGTTCAATTAGATTACATCACTGACATCtcagcactgtaaaaaatacagtttaaatTTTCAGGatctttatattttaaaaagtactcTTTTTGAAAGTGTTGTCTATTAAAAGCTGAACAGTTTCTGGCAAGAGCCACAAATGGCTGGTGAGCTATTGTACTGTCTTATATTTAACTGATACAaaaatttatttgtaatttctAAAGTGTCTGACAGTACAGTTAGCTGCTGAGTCTCTTCTGAGTTGTGGTCGATACACAGGGTAGCTCAGAGCCGGGTAGCCTATAGTTCAGAAAGGATACGCCTGGCAGAGacctgcactctactgagtgcactcttgttcatttttgttgctagaattttgacatttcaccaaaatgttgtaagagttatttttgtaattactGCTGTcattgtagttgttgttgttgttgttttcagggTTAGCGGTTCTGCAACAACGGCAGGAACAGAGAAAGCAGTTGCTAAGAGAGATGTGTGGTGACAGAGTGACATCTTCTGACAAGAAACGAATTTTAGCGAACATGCCTAAAAACAAGCTAGCGAACCTGATAGTGGATGACAAACATGGGATCATCTACTGTTACATTCCCAAGGTAATGTAGGCGTGATTACATACAACAGAGGTACAGTACGTATGTCTGTTGACATAATGTGTAGAGGCTGAGTtcctctttgtctgttcagccacgaTGGCCATCGTTTCTCATATAACCACTTctttaaaacacatcacttccagTGCACCAGCTGATCTGTCCGCTGAAACCTTAGACATTCTGGTTTGAATAAATGccaatcaattttttttcctttctttttggTCATCTACAGGTGGCATGTACCAACTGGAAGAGGGTTATGTTTGTCCTGAACCAGACTGAGCCATATCAAGACCTCATGAACATATCTAGAGACATAGTCCATCACCCAAACACATTTAAACTCCTCAACAGCTTCCCTTTACCAGGAATAAAGGTCAGttcatattgcattttattaagGTGTAGAGATTTTACTCATCTCTTTGTGTGGGTCACAGGAATAAACCTACAGTTGCCATGTCTATGTAATGAGGGGTGGTGGTTGGTCGGACCCAAACGTACGAGCGGTTTGCAGAGACAAAAACTActcattaacagaaaaaaaaaaaaactacaaaggGACACAAGGAACCTAGGGAAACACTGGAAGCACAGGGAACACAGGAATCCATACATGTAATAAACCAtgatgttggattttttttttttttttttttttttttttttttttttgccatcagaCAAGGCTGGAACACTACACCAAGTTCTTGTTTGTTCGGGACCCGTTTGTTCGTCTCATCTCTGCCTACCGGGACAAGTTCCAGCGGAAAAATGAGTACTTCTACAATAAGTATGCCCGTGACATGCTACGTAAGTATAGCAACCAGTCCAATCCACCAAAGTCAGCAGACAAGGCCTTTGCATCAGATGTTCGCCCATCCTTCAACAACTTCATTCAGTACCTGCTGGACCCGCAGACGGAGAAGCAAGAACCCTTTGACGAACACTGGAGGCAGATGCATCGGCTGTGCCACACCTGCCTGATAGAGTAAGGCTCACCGACTTGATTCACATTGCTTTGATACATTGTTGCATTTAAGaccaataataatataataaagtaAGCCAACAAGACCATTGACAGGAAAACTGGCTGCCTCTGCTGGCCTCTAAGCTGCACTTTACATTGTGACTCTTCAGATTTGATTTCATGAAAAATCTCCTGGTTTTGTGTAAAAGTTCCACACATGGCACcttaaaattaatttacagGACAGTGTTCTTTGACATGTGACTTTGTCCCATTGTCTCCATTGTTTTTCTCACTGACTTTTTACTCTCTCTTGTCAGGTATGATTTTGTGGGTCATCAAGAAAGTCTTCAAGAGGATGCTGAACATCTGCTCAAGATCTTGAAGCTGCAGGATGACATCAAATTCCCTCCGTCCTACGACAACATGACGAGTGCCACTTGGGTGTTGGACTGGTTCAGAGCAGTGCCTCTTGATGCCAGGAGGAAACTCTACAAGCTGTATGAGATGGACTTCAAGCTCTTTGGCTATGGCAAACCAAGCACACTGCTGAATGACTGACATGAAATTATGGTTTGGACAATCCTTGTCTTTTTCAGAGCAAGGATTAGGATGTTTGCCTTGAGAGCTAAATGCTAGATAATGATTGGCTTAGACTCAATTAGAATCCTAACAAGTTTTTTGCTCTGCTTCAGCGAAGGTAGTTGTAAGAGGAAGTgcttgttgacattttttgtaatCAGCATGCTGAGATTATTTTATTGCTATACAAAGGGAACAGGGAATGGTGTACTTTGATTAGTTACCATGGCAGTGTTGCCCTTCAGGCTTTTAGGAAAAAGGACAACTGCAAAAGCTGATGTAAACAGTAGCTTTACTATCGTTGCTCTGCACTGTACGCATACAGAGGCGGTAGCTTGCAACAACAGATAAGAAGCGAATAAcatatacaaacaaaataaaataatatcaataaagaaaaataaaatcgtTTGTTACTGTCTCTACACACTTAACTAACTTAGTGACCAGATTTGACCCTGTATTAAAGTAGCTCACCTGCAAAAGATGATGTGAAGAGTAGCTTTATTATCGTTGCTCTGCACTGTACACTTACACAGGCGGTAGTTTGCAACAACAGAGAAGAAGCGCAAGTTCCCCTTTTCAATCGGTCAGAAAAcagtggtgctgccacctgctggctaACATGCTCCATGACACTCTACACCActttcacaaacaaacagagctaCTAGACagtaaacacatgaaaataataaactggaaataaaaatacagttattcagttaagttcaagttcagtaACTTGAACTTAACTGAATTgcataaaaattaaatacaccTCTGTTTATACATCCCACAGCAGCTTGCCAATTTCTTTTAAAGCCAACCAGTctaaccatgcctttatggagcttgttTTGTGTAGTGGGgtacagtcatgttggaagagagaaggtccttccccaaactgttcccacaaagataagtagagaattgtccaaaatgtcttggtgagctgaagcgttaagatttcccttcactggaactaaggagCTGAAGCCAACCCCAGCAAAACAAGCCCATTATCATtacccctcctccaccaaagtttacagttggcacaatgcagtcaggcaggtaaGGCTTTCCTGGCATTCACCCAACACATCCACAAACCAGCTGTAGTGTGTTCCGTTAACCACCTTTGCACTCAAACTGCCTGTCATTTTCTAGGTAATGTGTAGTTGTTAAATAATGTCAAAATCTGTTGGGTAAATCATACCTACTATTTTCcactaacattttttatttgtttcaagaGCGCTGACCCCCAAAATCCAGTTGTATCCAGTTGCTTGTTTTATAAATTTTGATGTATGGCATTAATGTGGGTGCAGGTAGCATTTCAGATTTTTAGGTTCTGGTCAGAGGTGGGTAGAGTAGCCAAAAATTGTACTCAAATAAAAGTACTGTTACTTCAAAATAATATgactcaagtagaagtaaaaaGCAGTCATCCAAATAattacttgagtaagagtaaaaaagtacttggTGGAAAAACTACTCAAGTACTGAGTAACTGTTGAGTaacgtctttatttttttaacacaagcattcaatcagacagacaacaatacaaaataatcatCTTGAGGCAAATTAAAGTTCATCCAgtcaataaaattaattaaattaaaaaaatagcttaaattaaaataataataagttaaTATTCATTCAAACATGTATATACTTATTCAACTTGTATCTAACACTTtgtactttgcatttttttactgATGTGACTCTCCCACTTTGTATATATTTGTAAATAGTGTCAAAATGTTGATTTGAAACAATTAGTACCAACAAATAGGGCACCAACATGGGTAGAGCTGGCACTGAGTCTATATATAGACCTACTGGGCCACAGCCTTGACTAATACCTGATGAAGACCCCATGTTTAAACATCATAtctattaaataaatgaaatgggAACACCGACTGTATTGTGTGGGTTTACCTTCTctacctttctttttttttttatacctacACACCTGGCTAGTGTTGGGATGTGTCTAAATTTAGTCCCATTTCTTGTTCAAGATGTTATAGCCCAAACCAGTTTTTCGTATTAAATACTTTGAATATGCCATTTCTTAATTTGATGGGTACACTCTGttgacaaaagtattgggccattacacctacaggagctttatGACATCTCAGTCTAAATCCACAGGAagtaatatggagttggtccctccTTTGCTGCTCTAACAGCTTCCagtcttctgggaaggctttccaccagattttggagtgtgtcggtgggaatttttgcccgttcatccagaagagcattagTGAGGTCAGACACCGATCTtagaccagagggcccggctcacaatctctgttctagttcatcccgaAGGTGTTGGAtgaggttgaggtcagggctctgtgtgggccagtcaagttcttccacaccaaactcagccagccatgcctttatggagctgctttgttgCACTGGGCCACAGTCATGCTgcaacagaaaagggccttccccaaactgttcccacaaagttggaagcagagaattgtccaaaatgttttggtaagctgaagcattaagatttcccttcactggaactctGGAAGTCTGAAGATGTGAAGCAAGTGAGACATGGAGGCAGTCCTCAGGACGTCCCAGACATCTCCCTACTTCCAGCGGACTTTCAGTGGTGTCTATTTCCTAACTCTCTTAGCATCAGTATTACCCTGAGGTTTGTTGTGTTAGTCTCTGCAATGTCCGGGCTCCAAGTTAATCTAGTTATGTTTGTTACTGACACTCACCACATTCACCAACtgtcagccacagagcagcttcCTGGAGATGGTGGAACACAAAATTAGAGGCTGACGATgaaaccctaacctaaccctgcCAAACAGGAAtagaagcaaagaaagaaagaaagaagtctGTGAAGCAGTCAGGTCAAACTGTTcatcaaagacaaagaaagaaaacaataccACATTCCTgttcaggattttatttttaattccagGGTGAGAAATGCCTGATTTACAACttctgttcctctgtttttattttcccagtctcattttttaaaatatctgctCAGTGTCAGTCATTTTTTAGACACACTCATAACaacaaatttgaagaaaaattcaaacaaatttcAGTTGCCATGCTATTAAGGGGAAGTGCCACCCATCtaaatgaggagaggaaaatcaagactataatttaaaacattgGCATATTCTTATGAATATTCTTATGATGTTCTATATGACCCATCCTTACAGGAAATCTCTTAAGATCTACATATGGTTACTTTTAAAAGAGGAAGACGTTGCTGGTCCTCCATTGCTAGgctacatttaccacctgactGACATTTACCACTTGAAAGCCTACAGAGCTTCAGAGGTGCATAAAATACCATCTGAGGGTagagaaaaacattcattaCTGTATTTTACCCCTGAAATTTTTGCCTCTAAAggccagtgattctgcatgtttagcattatatctacaaaatatgtTAACTTCACACTTTTGTTaatcttttccaaaagcaagTGTTCTGTCTT encodes:
- the LOC115376257 gene encoding carbohydrate sulfotransferase 12-like, which encodes MKSSKGRLILQILGFMALIMLSFYHWDMLQGKRGLAVLQQRQEQRKQLLREMCGDRVTSSDKKRILANMPKNKLANLIVDDKHGIIYCYIPKVACTNWKRVMFVLNQTEPYQDLMNISRDIVHHPNTFKLLNSFPLPGIKTRLEHYTKFLFVRDPFVRLISAYRDKFQRKNEYFYNKYARDMLRKYSNQSNPPKSADKAFASDVRPSFNNFIQYLLDPQTEKQEPFDEHWRQMHRLCHTCLIEYDFVGHQESLQEDAEHLLKILKLQDDIKFPPSYDNMTSATWVLDWFRAVPLDARRKLYKLYEMDFKLFGYGKPSTLLND